One genomic segment of Komagataella phaffii GS115 chromosome 4, complete sequence includes these proteins:
- a CDS encoding Histone acetyltransferase catalytic subunit of the native multisubunit complex (NuA4), whose protein sequence is MTASPEPIEIQEAKLVVPEQYSEEQFAPGELKVGCTVSAFKDGEVRLAEVLSIQQKKNRLVFYVHYQDFNKRLDEWIEKDRIDYKRPVFWPKPKSEKKDKTKSNKGKNNKQIKSNKGDSTVKQEDTSVDLSGKDSAGQDVMDLDNLNVQGLVKEGEELTREDEIKKLRTGGSMIQSHNEVSKVRNFSKVIIGKHIVEPWYFSPYPVELTEEDEIYICDFTLSFFGSRKQFERFRIKNTLRHPPGNEIYRDDVVSFFEIDGRRQRTWCRNLCLLSKLFLDHKTLYYDVDPFLFYCMTIRDDLGHHLVGYFSKEKESADNYNVACILTLPQYQRHGYGKLLIQFSYELSKTEGKVGSPEKPLSDLGLLSYRAYWADTIVKLLMENGTETTIDEISAQTSMTTTDILHTLQTLNMLKYYKGQHIICLTDQVVKQYDRLIKRKRHVLDPAKLSWKPPVFTASQLRFGW, encoded by the coding sequence ATGACCGCGTCTCCTGAGCCAATAGAAATTCAGGAAGCAAAGCTGGTGGTTCCTGAACAGTATAGTGAGGAACAGTTTGCGCCAGGTGAGCTCAAAGTTGGATGTACTGTGAGCGCATTCAAAGATGGGGAAGTAAGACTAGCAGAAGTTCTTTCCATACagcaaaaaaagaacagACTAGTTTTCTACGTTCATTACCAAGATTTCAATAAGCGTCTAGATGAATGGATTGAGAAAGACAGAATTGATTACAAGAGACCCGTTTTTTGGCCCAAACCAAAATCTGAGAAGAAAGACAAGACGAAATCCAATAAAGGGAAGAACAATAAACAGATAAAGTCTAACAAGGGCGACAGCACAGTGAAACAAGAGGACACAAGTGTTGACCTGTCAGGAAAGGATAGCGCAGGCCAGGATGTTATGGATTTGGATAATCTTAACGTCCAAGGATTGGTTAAGGAGGGCGAGGAGCTGACCAGGGAggatgaaatcaaaaaattaAGAACAGGGGGATCAATGATTCAGAGTCATAATGAAGTTTCCAAAGTCAGAAATTTTTCGAAAGTCATAATCGGAAAACATATTGTTGAACCTTGGTATTTTTCTCCATACCCTGTAGAGCTtacagaagaagacgagATTTACATCTGTGATTTTACGTTGAGTTTCTTTGGATCCCGTAAACAGTTCGAGAGGTTCAGAATAAAAAACACTTTGAGGCATCCACCAGGAAATGAAATTTACAGAGATGACGTCGTTTCGTTTTTTGAGATTGATGGAAGACGTCAAAGGACGTGGTGCAGAAATCTATGTCTCCTATCGAAGTTGTTCCTGGATCATAAGACGTTATATTATGACGTGGATCCGTTTCTGTTTTACTGTATGACAATCAGAGATGACCTTGGCCACCATTTAGTAGGgtacttttccaaagagaaggaaagtGCGGACAATTACAACGTGGCATGTATTTTAACACTTCCCCAATATCAAAGACATGGATACGGTAAGCTTCTAATTCAATTCTCATATGAATTAAGCAAAACAGAAGGAAAAGTCGGATCTCCAGAAAAGCCATTATCCGATTTAGGTTTGTTATCATACAGAGCTTACTGGGCTGATACGATTGTTAAACTACTTATGGAAAACGGGACCGAGACTACCATCGATGAGATTTCTGCCCAGACATCGATGACAACCACAGACATTCTACATACACTGCAGACATTGAACATGCTTAAGTATTACAAAGGCCAGCATATTATATGTCTGACGGATCAAGTTGTCAAACAATACGACAGACTAATCAAAAGGAAACGTCATGTTTTAGATCCCGCTAAATTATCCTGGAAGCCTCCTGTATTTACTGCCTCACAATTGCGTTTCGGGTGGTAG
- a CDS encoding Activator of the phosphotyrosyl phosphatase activity of PP2A,peptidyl-prolyl cis/trans-isomerase → MPYFKPIKRIFTESDLEQWKHCETYSYIVDTIETLASSVEGKELGSPTSITPSAQTLLDILETVSEIVDKYPVVQDKGSSRFGKVEFRDFYDDIEANSEKLLAPLATNNEQSLIELTTYFNNSWGDRIRIDYGSGHELNFLAFLLCLLKLKVLTLNDSQTIVLKIFSKYLQVMRKIQKLYWLEPAGSHGVWGLDDYHFLPFLFGAAQLSPMTRSRPSSIHNKDIVDMYKDKYFYYQCIDFINQVKTGPGSGSLRWHSPMLDDISGVRKWSKVSEGMQKMYKAEVLCKLPIIQHFYFGSILKAPENLSDPSESADNEHGHQHTWGDCCGIAIPSPFAAKEMQQHTKTIPFD, encoded by the coding sequence ATGCCTTACTTCAAACCAATAAAGAGAATCTTCACAGAATCCGATTTGGAACAATGGAAGCACTGTGAAACATACAGTTACATCGTGGATACCATAGAAACTCTGGCGTCTTCTGTGGAGGGTAAAGAGCTTGGATCGCCCACCAGTATCACTCCTTCAGCTCAAACCCTTCTAGATATTCTAGAAACGGTTTCGGAAATTGTCGACAAATATCCAGTGGTACAGGACAAAGGCAGCTCCAGgtttggaaaagttgagTTCAGAGATTTTTATGATGATATTGAGGCTAATTCCGAAAAATTACTTGCCCCTTTGGCCACAAATAATGAGCAATCGCTGATAGAACTAACCACATATTTCAATAACTCTTGGGGGGATCGCATCAGGATCGACTACGGATCAGGCCATGAATTGAACTTTCTTGCATTTTTGTTATGTTTATTAAAACTGAAAGTTTTAACCCTAAACGATTCTCAAACTATTGTGCTTAAGATATTCTCCAAATACCTACAGGTCATGAGAAAGATCCAGAAACTCTATTGGCTAGAGCCAGCTGGATCGCATGGAGTTTGGGGTTTGGATGATTATCATTTCCTGCCCTTTTTATTCGGAGCAGCTCAATTGAGTCCTATGACCAGGTCCCGACCATCTTCTATTCACAATAAAGATATCGTGGACATGTACAAAGACAAGTATTTCTACTACCAATGCATTGACTTTATCAACCAAGTGAAGACTGGTCCAGGTTCTGGATCATTGAGGTGGCATTCTCCAATGTTGGACGATATCAGTGGAGTACGTAAGTggtcaaaagtttcagagGGTATGCAAAAAATGTATAAAGCCGAAGTTCTGTGTAAGCTACCTATCATCCAACATTTCTACTTTGGTAGCATCTTAAAAGCGCCAGAAAACTTATCAGATCCATCAGAAAGCGCTGATAATGAACATGGACATCAGCACACTTGGGGAGATTGCTGTGGTATTGCAATTCCTAGCCCCTTTGCTGCAAAAGAAATGCAGCAACACACGAAAACTATACCATTTGATTAG
- a CDS encoding Putative acyltransferase with similarity to Eeb1p and Eht1p yields the protein MVGIINQVKLHKPDVAVKLPKKDGNGFSTLEDIINTYIPEFQDGKQSWFYPPLFNGHLQTMWAAAGSFEQVDQIYYGRRVLNYPDGGSGTADFVISKKQFEEEEAGIPPKSQCVQADNGELVEPVLPPRTRFMNEGELKNQASDDTRPMLVVLHGLSGGSHEAYVRCLLKEVTEEHDFDAVVLNARGCAQSQLSTPQLFNGFWTEDLRFLVNHLATWFPERTLFAVGASLGASILSNYIGQEGDECRFAAAAVLGNPWDLAASSYLLHRSWIGRYIYSPAMTQSLMNLVDRHDDILRGSDLYSQNRERYHEGIKLLYDFDNRYTAPLFKFNTAYEYYRVGSSVNRLPAVRTPLLIINALDDPIVGSEALPFQECKSNPFTLMLTTSLGGHLAWFQSPTKRWYVRPLASFFQKFYDTIDTKSQPEIDPKALPHKHQATDGRLRGPFQ from the coding sequence ATGGTGGGAATAATCAACCAAGTAAAGCTTCACAAACCAGATGTTGCCGTAAAATTACCTAAAAAGGACGGCAATGGGTTTTCCACTTTAGAAGACATCATAAACACCTACATTCCCGAGTTTCAGGACGGAAAACAAAGCTGGTTTTATCCACCACTCTTCAACGGTCATCTTCAAACTATGTGGGCAGCTGCAGGATCTTTCGAACAGGTTGACCAGATCTACTACGGTAGAAGGGTTCTAAATTATCCAGACGGGGGATCTGGAACCGCAGATTTCGTTATCTCCAAGAAGcagtttgaagaagaagaagccgGCATTCCACCGAAATCACAGTGTGTTCAAGCAGACAATGGGGAGCTGGTAGAACCTGTTTTACCACCTCGGACTAGATTTATGAACGAGGGTGAGCTAAAGAACCAGGCCTCTGATGATACACGCCCCATGCTGGTTGTATTGCATGGATTATCCGGTGGTAGTCATGAAGCATATGTTAGATGTCTGTTGAAGGAAGTTACCGAAGAACATGATTTCGACGCGGTTGTGCTGAATGCCCGTGGATGTGCGCAATCGCAATTGTCAACTCCTCAACTGTTCAATGGATTTTGGACTGAGGATTTGAGATTCTTGGTGAATCACTTAGCCACATGGTTTCCTGAAAGGACACTTTTCGCTGTAGGTGCCTCCTTGGGAGCTTCTATTCTATCTAACTACATTGGACAGGAGGGTGATGAGTGTCGCTTTGCAGCAGCTGCAGTTCTAGGAAATCCATGGGATCTAGCGGCCTCATCTTATCTGCTACATCGATCATGGATTGGCAGGTACATTTATTCCCCTGCAATGACTCAATCGCTAATGAACTTAGTAGATCGTCACGATGACATTCTTCGTGGTAGTGACTTGTACAGTCAGAATAGAGAGAGATACCACGAAGGCATCAAATTACTGTATGACTTTGACAACAGGTACACGGCACCTTTGTTCAAGTTTAATACTGCATATGAGTATTATAGAGTGGGTTCATCGGTTAACAGGCTCCCTGCTGTTAGAACACCTCTATTAATTATCAACGCTTTGGATGACCCAATTGTTGGTTCTGAAGCTCTTCCGTTCCAGGAATGCAAATCCAACCCATTCACATTAATGTTAACGACATCCTTAGGTGGTCACCTGGCATGGTTTCAATCACCGACAAAACGTTGGTATGTACGTCCGTTAGCATcattctttcaaaagttctaCGATACGATAGACACCAAATCACAACCTGAAATTGACCCTAAGGCACTTCCACATAAGCATCAAGCAACAGATGGCCGTCTTCGGGGACCGTTTCAGTAA
- a CDS encoding Protein involved in the repair of double-strand breaks in DNA during vegetative growth, which translates to MDSSDSESLDACQSELFPKELKFDLFDDFSIIKPSEWAITRIGWLQTKIDRLHRSRNSVQRRYLKRELENQKLISTANQVFGFNGWSSVLDGSFEMSECAEEDGRFKMKVLTTVKLILKDGTTCSATGTGRTQNASGRAQALSKCKKEAINDAIRRCIESLPNLLLESQDRKQTFKDY; encoded by the coding sequence ATGGACAGTAGCGATTCAGAGTCGTTGGATGCTTGTCAAAGTGAGCTATTTCCCAAGGAGTTGaaatttgatctttttgatgactTTTCTATTATCAAGCCTTCAGAATGGGCGATTACAAGAATTGGCTGGCTCCAAACGAAGATCGATCGGCTACATAGAAGCCGTAACTCAGTGCAGAGGAGATATCTCAAGAGGGAGTtggaaaatcaaaaactgatCTCAACTGCGAACCAAGTGTTTGGGTTCAATGGCTGGTCTTCAGTTTTGGATGGGAGCTTTGAAATGTCGGAGTGTGCTGAGGAGGATGGCAGATTTAAGATGAAAGTGCTTACCACAGTGAAactgatattgaaagatgGGACTACTTGCAGTGCTACGGGTACAGGCAGGACTCAGAATGCTTCAGGGCGGGCCCAGGCGTTGTCAAAATGTAAAAAGGAGGCGATAAACGATGCCATAAGAAGATGCATAGAGAGTCTACCTAACTTACTATTGGAATCTCAAGACCGAAAACAAACTTTTAAGGATTATTGA
- a CDS encoding Essential protein involved in intracellular protein transport, translated as MFSGLRSKKTEVDPEGVIETICDRLSNATLLTDRRAAVLSLKNFSRDYRESVIGNGLKGLVSTLHKDIQDIDVVKAVLETLLILFIRGESDEDQTRSLISEQSRAQNGKYPSPSLLAGEVRMDQFSLLVADELTQAPENFDLLLKILDSEIGHDFYIKIYTIQILEALVSCRPSRSKECIVSSPLGTPLLVSLLDDPNEPIRNEIILLLMGLVNQNNNIQKLVVFQNCFDKLFEIIELEGGIRGSIVVQDCLTLICNLLEYNASNQKTFLETNCIPKLQSVLSFPLVEEIVWNPQRLSNHVTTLEIIRIFLQGGGDELREFQSKLAAADILLIGLKLVFIKDIPNKIRGVALLTISDLIRGNSEIQYQFSQIDVPYIDPSFPSQLQKFDQVIPVTIALLNWCLHSNSVHIFDIRVAAYQCLEAYFQDNEEAIVAFTEDQVESFKHQRFYYSDTVPMSEDDSRDNDATLIENGNANTLIRRKDSPKATPTPQGNIFQTLLTYDATVNLNPYRIWFASYILMALINGSEQTMSTLLDLTVGDASEGDEVVFAIQTMLELLVTNLPHADSRIIVAYLMLLIYIFYENFEAVDGFLEETSNTTSLLDYLSRPSNEDLLVQGLIHMLLGVIYEFSRKESPICRKDLLTLLSKHVSVNAYCLKITELNLQIFSKYSPDIIFDPPTGDNGLPEVYLNPFFVDLVKENLPRIRNALSHDPNSNPVLRLDYESYETLENDFQELSSAFEIYKNEYEDISEKYKVLTESNSLLEEEYESLKSKFSNVDTKFAEVWNSNESLEKEHSELLVSFNECKKTLQELEQTSKQLAEAKTKLEEEKSEDYEQIKKMAKNLFTIGKENEEYKKIKKEQEKLDKKHEAELDTLHKDIEVRDSVIKEFQTQLSGLRSQVKEKDSAYANLMQKLRESASLIKRLQSENSSLKDGMAALRQEVSSSRNNSSDYRKESDETIRKLQEKVQDMEQGMRNSGTLNVQSQDKDESLETNIATQSPSPKIERSELNKEMEDSQGLQDPSQEHKNVLVLSASSTVPPDQQIEEEISNGKEPDSQAVVRELEEKLAQTTKHLLELKLKVDGAGADEAPIKIEQLTTALETTKDQLMTVTMEYNEKLDEMKGEKNALQSSIFTLNGRREEMEQELKESKEHTIELEELINAQKESNKELESKLQESTDSLKRQSEILVELDKEKQLLEERINNLESQLAEISSDHETLVPEDEEHGRLLHLKDKEIEELKTKVDGLEDEKSKLSTELNLIQEDIYEVKRSLQDQIRELAEEKFNLQNSLNSIESEKKKPETDLLEQIKLLKGQLDEKDRLIQTLEQGQDEEELQKKPESGNEESLKLKSIVHDLETELQENQSQLDDLMLVMLDLEAKKAHYKKLAMEHGETISEDESEENES; from the coding sequence ATGTTCTCTGGTCTTAGGAGCAAAAAAACAGAGGTTGACCCAGAGGGGGTCATTGAGACGATTTGTGACCGTCTTTCCAACGCAACCCTCCTCACTGATCGCCGAGCCGCTGTTCTttcgttgaagaatttcagTAGAGATTACAGGGAATCAGTTATTGGTAATGGTTTGAAAGGTTTAGTTTCCACCCTACACAAGGATATACAGGATATTGACGTCGTAAAGGCAGTTTTAGAGACTTTGTTAATACTATTCATCAGAGGTGAATCTGATGAAGACCAAACTAGAAGTTTGATATCGGAACAATCACGAGCTCAAAATGGTAAATACCCCTCTCCCAGCCTTCTAGCAGGTGAAGTAAGAATGGACCAGTTCTCCTTGCTAGTTGCTGACGAATTAACCCAGGCCCCTGAGAATTTCGACCTTTTATTAAAGATATTAGATAGTGAGATTGGCCATGATTTTTATATCAAGATCTACACCATACAGATACTAGAGGCTCTGGTGTCGTGTAGACCatcaagatcaaaagaATGCATTGTATCATCACCATTGGGAACGCCTTTATTGGTGTCTTTGCTAGACGACCCTAATGAGCCAATTCGAAACGAGATCATTTTGCTGCTTATGGGCTTGGTCAATCAGAATAATAATATTCAAAAGCTGGTggtatttcaaaattgctttgataaactttttgaaattattgAATTGGAGGGAGGAATCAGGGGCTCAATTGTGGTTCAAGATTGTCTGACTTTGATTTGCAACCTTCTAGAATATAATGCCTCCAaccaaaaaacttttcttgaaacCAACTGCATTCCAAAATTACAATCcgttctttcttttccgTTAGTAGAGGAGATTGTCTGGAATCCACAACGACTGAGTAATCATGTTACTACATTGGAAATAATTCGAATCTTCCTTCAGGGCGGCGGTGATGAGCTCAGAGAATTTCAATCAAAGCTGGCTGCTGCTGATATTCTGCTAATAGGGTTGAAACTTGTCTTTATAAAAGACATTCCTAATAAAATTAGAGGTGTTGCGCTTTTGACTATTTCAGATCTTATCCGTGGAAACTCAGAAATTCAGTATCAATTTTCTCAGATAGACGTTCCATATATCGATCCCAGTTTCCCTTcacaacttcaaaaatttgatcAAGTAATTCCTGTTACAATCGCACTGCTAAACTGGTGTCTTCACAGCAACTCTGTGCACATTTTTGACATTCGTGTTGCAGCTTACCAGTGCTTAGAGGCCTACTTTCAGGACAACGAGGAGGCTATAGTTGCCTTCACTGAGgatcaagttgaaagtTTCAAGCATCAAAGGTTTTACTACTCAGATACGGTACCAATGTCAGAAGATGACTCCCGAGACAACGACGCTACTCttattgaaaatggaaatgCAAACACCTTAATACGGAGAAAAGATTCTCCAAAGGCAACCCCTACACCTCAAGGaaacattttccaaacattGTTGACTTATGATGCTACTGTGAATCTGAATCCTTACAGAATATGGTTTGCATCTTATATATTGATGGCGTTGATAAATGGTTCCGAACAAACGATGTCCACCCTCCTTGATCTTACTGTTGGAGATGCTTCTGAGGGTGATGAGGTTGTGTTTGCCATCCAGACTATGCTAGAGCTATTAGTTACCAACTTACCGCATGCAGATTCCAGGATCATTGTTGCTTATCTGATGCTATTGATATACATCTTTtatgaaaattttgaagctgTGGACggtttcttggaagaaacttcaaacaCAACAAGTTTATTGGACTATCTTTCACGCCCTTCCAACGAGGATTTGTTGGTGCAAGGTCTTATTCATATGCTACTTGGGGTCATCTATGAATTCAGTAGAAAAGAGTCTCCAATTTGCCGAAAAGATTTACTGACATTACTTTCCAAGCATGTCAGTGTCAATGCATATTGCTTGAAGATAACAGAGCtgaatcttcaaattttttccaagtatTCTCCGGATATTATCTTCGATCCACCGACTGGTGATAATGGACTACCAGAGGTTTATCTGAATCCATTCTTTGTTGATCTGGTTAAAGAAAACCTTCCAAGAATAAGAAATGCGCTTAGTCACGACCCTAACTCAAACCCTGTTCTCAGGTTGGATTACGAATCCTatgaaactttggagaacGATTTTCAGGAACTCTCTTCTGCATTTGAAATCTACAAGAATGAGTATGAAGATATTTCTGAAAAGTACAAGGTACTCACAGAGTCCAATAGTttgttggaagaagagtatGAGAGTTTAAAGTCTAAATTCAGTAATGTTGATACTAAATTTGCAGAGGTCTGGAACAGTAACGAAtcattggagaaagaacaTTCTGAATTGCTAGTCTCTTTCAACGAATGCAAGAAGACGTTACAGGAGTTAGAACAGACAAGCAAACAGCTGGCTGAAGCAAAGACTAAAttagaagaggaaaaaagTGAAGATTACGAACAAATTAAGAAAATGGCCAAGAATCTGTTCACCATTGGAAAGGAGAATGAAGAATATaaaaagataaaaaaagAGCAAGAGAAGCTAGATAAGAAACACGAAGCAGAATTAGATACACTACACAAAGACATAGAGGTTAGAGATTCTGTTATCAAGGAGTTTCAAACCCAATTGTCAGGTTTGAGGAGCCAAGTGAAGGAGAAGGATTCTGCTTATGCTAACCTTATGCAGAAACTGAGAGAGTCAGCTTCGCTAATTAAACGTCTTCAGTCTGAAAACAGCagtttgaaagatggaATGGCCGCATTGAGACAGGAAGTGTCTTCCAGTCGTAATAATTCCTCAGACTATCGTAAAGAGTCAGACGAGACTATTAGAAAGTTGCAAGAAAAAGTGCAAGACATGGAGCAAGGAATGCGAAACTCTGGCACTTTGAATGTGCAATCTCAGGATAAGGATGAGTCTTTGGAAACCAATATTGCAACTCAATCGCCTAGtccaaaaattgaaagatctgagttgaacaaagaaatggaagaCTCTCAAGGGTTGCAAGACCCAAGCCAAGAACATAAGAATGTTCTTGTGCTTTCAGCCTCTTCGACTGTGCCCCCTGAccaacaaattgaagaagaaatttcTAACGGAAAGGAACCAGATTCTCAGGCAGTTGTACGAGAGTTGGAGGAAAAATTGGCTCAGACCACTAAACATCTTCTTGAGCTTAAACTTAAAGTTGATGGGGCTGGTGCTGATGAGGCACCAATTAAGATCGAGCAACTGACTACAGCTTTAGAAACTACCAAAGATCAATTAATGACTGTCACCATGGAGTATAATGagaaacttgatgaaatgaAGGGTGAAAAAAATGCGCTAcaatcttcaatttttactttgaatggaagaagagaggaGATGGAACAGGAGCTAaaggaatcaaaagaacaCACCATCGAACTTGAGGAGTTAATCAATGCCCAAAAGGAATCCAATAAAGAGCTTGAGTCAAAGCTTCAGGAGTCAACTGATTCCTTGAAACGACAATCTGAGATCCTTGTTGAGCTTGATAAAGAGAAGCAATTGTTAGAAGAAAGGATTAACAATCTTGAAAGCCAGTTGGCAGAAATATCTTCCGACCATGAGACCCTAGTACCAGAAGACGAAGAACATGGAAGATTATTGCACctcaaagacaaagaaattgaggaaTTGAAGACTAAAGTAGACGGACTTGAGGATGAAAAGTCAAAGCTTTCCACCGAATTAAACCTGATACAAGAAGACATCTATGAAGTGAAAAGGTCGCTGCAGGATCAAATCAGAGAACTTGCAgaagaaaagttcaaccTCCAGAACTCACTGAATTCGATTGAATCcgaaaaaaagaaacctGAAACTGATCTTTTAGAACAGATTAAATTACTCAAAGGTCAACtagatgaaaaagatagATTGATCCAGACACTTGAACAGGGAcaggatgaagaagaattgcaaaagaaaCCCGAATCaggaaatgaagaaagCCTCAAGTTAAAGTCCATTGTTCATGATTTAGAAACTGAGTTACAGGAGAACCAGTCTCAACTTGATGACTTGATGCTTGTCATGCTTGATCTAGAAGCAAAAAAGGCACACTACAAAAAACTAGCCATGGAACATGGTGAAACAATATCTGAAGACGAgagtgaagaaaatgagtCATAA
- a CDS encoding Trimethyl guanosine synthase, conserved nucleolar methyl transferase, with protein MGKRRRTDTNNPLPSHISKFWNQRYTLFSKFDDGIQLNEELWYSVTPEEMAMYLAKFFRHIFPDARTILDICSGGGGNTIQFARYFPNSKIFGIDNTQANIDCAVVNSAVYNVESRITYLLRDWENYHLFINELKELIGPVDVAFCSPPWGGPSYLSQEVYDSENIKPLGLERLLESMFQLTENVVLFLPRNTDKTQLSDVTRKLKGPSAKCRVVEAYVNKRPKGILCFWGEKFTNYQPNKDLTDEED; from the coding sequence ATGGGAAAACGGAGACGAACCGATACGAACAATCCACTTCCTTCTCACATTTCCAAGTTCTGGAACCAAAGGTACACGTTGTTCAGCAAATTTGATGACGGAATTCAACTGAATGAAGAGTTATGGTACTCTGTAACCCCAGAAGAGATGGCTATGTACTTGGctaaatttttcagacaTATTTTTCCCGATGCAAGAACTATACTGGACATATGTTCTGGAGGTGGCGGAAACACAATACAATTTGCAAGATACTTTCCTAACTCAAAGATATTTGGCATAGACAATACACAGGCGAACATCGACTGCGCCGTAGTTAACTCTGCAGTGTACAATGTTGAAAGTCGCATAACTTATCTCTTGAGAGATTGGGAAAACTACCATTTATTCATTAATgaattgaaagaactgATAGGTCCAGTTGACGTTGCATTTTGTTCTCCTCCGTGGGGAGGACCATCGTATTTGAGTCAGGAAGTTTACGACTCGGAAAATATAAAACCTTTAGGTTTGGAACGATTATTGGAGTCAATGTTTCAATTGACCGAAAATGTTGTATTATTTCTTCCCCGAAACACAGATAAAACACAGCTAAGTGACGTGACTAGAAAATTAAAGGGACCTTCTGCCAAATGTAGAGTGGTGGAAGCCTATGTAAATAAGAGACCAAAAGGTATTTTGTGTTTTTGGGGTGAGAAATTCACAAATTACCAGCCCAACAAGGATCTgacagatgaagaagactAG